The sequence below is a genomic window from Nostoc flagelliforme CCNUN1.
TTTTGGATCTTCCCACACCAGGCTTAAGTGATGACCCAGCAAAGGTTTTTTCTCAGAGTTGTATGCCTTTTCACGTTCCTGACGAATGCGCTCAGGTAATTCTTTAACGGTACATTTCAGCACACGATGCAAGTTCTTTTGAAATGCAGGATCGCGAGACCATAGTGCCACTGGCAACGCCGTAGCTTCTGCAATCAAATCGAACAACTCGTCCACAGAATTACATTCTTTAAGTCTTGCAGCATAGATGCCTTTTATCTTGGAAATTAAATTTTTGGGGGGCTGTGAACAGTCTATAATCTTGACCTCAGAACCGCCCTTTTTTTCTAAAGCTTCTTCAAGCTGTTTCCATTTCTTATGCCACTCGTGTTTATAGTGGTTGCCAACTGGGTGAGTTCGAGGGTTAGTTCGGACAACAAAGGGGTATTCGCTACCCAGAACAGCTCCCAGCATGGGGCTTGCTGAAAGCATCTCAAAATTCTCACCAAACAACTTCCGTGACACAAACAAATGAATAGTCGGAGTAGGCTCTGGATTAAGCTTTTCCCGAATTAGCTCACGCACAAATACAGGTAGTTCTTGACGCGAAAGTACTTTTTCCGGGACTAGCGGCATTGGTGGGTTGTCTGCGTTATAGGTTTCGCGATTAGGAACAGCCCATAGGGACACACGCAACTCATCCGTCGATGTCTCTACTTGTTCAACAGCCACCATTAGACATTCACATTCATTACTGGCTAAGAAATTTTTCTGTTTCATTTCGTCATTAAAGCGAACAAATAAATCTGAATATTTATGTCCGCATCGCTCTACCCAAGCTTTTAATTCTTCTAAGGCGGATGTTGGCCTGCCGTTTATCAAAGCTAACATCATTACAAAGTAGACAAGCCTGCCTTCGGTTTCCCAACCAGTGGGAGGAGGACGATCAATACTCAAATCCACTAGCTGCTGTTGCCAGGTGCGACCGCTTCCTTGAGGATTACAGTCTAGTAAAGCCTTATCAATCGCCTTCCTGAACTGATCTTGCTTCTCATTGCTGCCACACCGATTGAGGCTTTGTGCCAGGATATCGTGTAAGCAGAAAGCGTTAACTTGCTTGAGGATAGTTTGTAGCTGTCTAATCGGAATGGCATAAGCTGTATTCTGTTTTTCTTCCTTGTCATTGGCTACAGTTGCCGTTGCCACCATGCCGATAACACATTGACGTGAATCGTTCCAAACAGGAGCGCCACTAAAGCCTGGCTGTATTGTCTCATCATTTGGATCGCCGTATTTGCACAGTTGGAATCGACCTCCAGCAACATTAGCTTTAGGCCGGTAGGCATCAGATCGTCCACCAGCCGAACTCTTGCCGAAACCGTAAACTGAGTGTTTATCATTCTCTACCTCAGCCCGTGAAACCTCAACCAGAGGCATTGGCTTCGCTTCCTGTGGGTGAGAAGTGAGTAGTTTAAGTACCGCAACATCACCATTTTCTAGATTATAGGGCAACCATACGACTACTTTCGCATTGATTTTTTGACCACTGGCAAGGACAGGGAAATCTAAATAAATTTCTGTTTTAGGCTGCTTTTTATACTCGGAATTGGTGAAGTTATCCGCATTCAC
It includes:
- a CDS encoding VMAP-C domain-containing protein — protein: MTFTVEDYEKAIARIFLLKQDKEEHVIGTGFLIAPGYVLTCAHVVLQANNVNADNFTNSEYKKQPKTEIYLDFPVLASGQKINAKVVVWLPYNLENGDVAVLKLLTSHPQEAKPMPLVEVSRAEVENDKHSVYGFGKSSAGGRSDAYRPKANVAGGRFQLCKYGDPNDETIQPGFSGAPVWNDSRQCVIGMVATATVANDKEEKQNTAYAIPIRQLQTILKQVNAFCLHDILAQSLNRCGSNEKQDQFRKAIDKALLDCNPQGSGRTWQQQLVDLSIDRPPPTGWETEGRLVYFVMMLALINGRPTSALEELKAWVERCGHKYSDLFVRFNDEMKQKNFLASNECECLMVAVEQVETSTDELRVSLWAVPNRETYNADNPPMPLVPEKVLSRQELPVFVRELIREKLNPEPTPTIHLFVSRKLFGENFEMLSASPMLGAVLGSEYPFVVRTNPRTHPVGNHYKHEWHKKWKQLEEALEKKGGSEVKIIDCSQPPKNLISKIKGIYAARLKECNSVDELFDLIAEATALPVALWSRDPAFQKNLHRVLKCTVKELPERIRQEREKAYNSEKKPLLGHHLSLVWEDPKIVPPDMQFNSEMC